From the Primulina tabacum isolate GXHZ01 chromosome 3, ASM2559414v2, whole genome shotgun sequence genome, one window contains:
- the LOC142538541 gene encoding uncharacterized protein LOC142538541: MVPSNMLGSWNGFQALFLKDFSCAYYVHCFAHRLQLALTAAAEKEVSIWLFFSKLNSICNLINASPKRHGELHSAQRIEVAHMVATGERDTENMVNDEASNSIRGEASGALIAMKSFDFIFILHLMHKIMGITNLLCRALQEKSLDILSAMDYVSTTKTLLRTLREEGFELLLSHVKEVCVKYDIEIPHMEARYKSGTGRSCQHNYSITVHHHYRFVVFTGAMDF; the protein is encoded by the exons ATGGTGCCTAGCAATATGCTCGGTTCTTGGAATGGATTTCAGGCTcttttcttgaaagatttctcGTGTGCATATTATGTACATTGTTTTGCTCATCGGCTTCAACTAGCATTAACTGCAGCCGCTGAAAAAGAGGTATCCATTTGGTTATTCTTTTCAAAATTGAATTCCATTTGTAATCTCATCAATGCATCTCCTAAACGGCACGGTGAGTTACATTCTGCTCAAAGAATTGAAGTTGCGCATATGGTAGCTACTGGTGAACGTGATACAG AAAATATGGTGAATGATGAAGCTTCAAATTCCATTCGTGGCGAAGCTAGTGGTGCATTGATTGCGATGAAGTCTTTTgatttcatattcatattacaCTTGATGCATAAGATAATGGGAATAACAAATCTGCTTTGTCGAGCATTGCAAGAGAAATCTCTAGATATTTTAAGTGCAATGGATTATGTTTCAACGACTAAAACTTTGCTTCGTACTTTGAGAGAAGAAGGATTTGAACTCCTACTTAGTCATGTGAAAGAAGTTTGTGTCAAGTATGACATTGAGATACCTCACATGGAAGCTCGTTATAAATCTGGTACAGGCCGTTCTTGTCAACATAATTATTCAATCACAGTTCATCACCACTATCGATTTGTTGTATTTACAGGTGCAATGGATTTTTAA